A region from the Paenibacillus humicola genome encodes:
- a CDS encoding cysteine desulfurase family protein translates to MYYFDHCASTPPLPEVIRTMAEVMAEHYANPSSLHRGGAEAAKLLERARAVIAGAFGTEAGEWFFTSGGTESNNLAVVGAARQYRSRGNHLITSAVEHPSVLEPFRMLEREGFRVTYLPVDGCGVVSPEAVEAALTDETTLVSVMHVNNEVGSVQPLAAIGSLLHRRPRTLFHVDGVQSIGKLPVRLREWGVDLLAASAHKVGGPRGIGLLYKREGVRLAPLMGGGGQEGGVRPGTENVPAIVAAAKAFRLAVESQKQRAGRMYRLRGKLLACVAAIPELVLNGGGSADDPAGTGGSEEKEPAAAPHIVHFSYPGMKPEVFVHMLEKHRILASTKSACSSKDDKPSAVLEAMGADRERAASGIRISFGDEHGDAELEWLCGMLGQVVKKLKPLERKMNE, encoded by the coding sequence ATGTATTATTTCGACCATTGCGCCTCGACGCCGCCGCTTCCCGAGGTGATCCGCACGATGGCGGAGGTGATGGCCGAGCATTACGCGAACCCCTCCTCTCTCCACCGCGGGGGAGCGGAGGCGGCCAAGCTGCTGGAGCGCGCGCGCGCCGTTATCGCAGGCGCATTCGGCACGGAAGCCGGCGAATGGTTTTTTACGTCGGGCGGAACGGAAAGCAACAATTTGGCAGTTGTCGGAGCCGCCAGGCAGTACCGAAGCCGCGGAAACCATCTGATTACGTCGGCGGTCGAACATCCTTCCGTGCTGGAACCGTTCCGGATGCTGGAGCGCGAAGGCTTCCGCGTCACCTATCTTCCCGTCGACGGCTGCGGAGTCGTGTCTCCGGAGGCGGTTGAAGCCGCGTTGACGGACGAAACGACGCTGGTCAGCGTCATGCACGTGAACAACGAGGTGGGCTCCGTGCAGCCGCTTGCCGCCATCGGCAGCCTGCTGCACCGCCGCCCGCGAACCCTGTTTCACGTCGACGGCGTGCAAAGCATCGGCAAGCTCCCGGTCCGGCTGCGGGAATGGGGCGTCGACCTGCTGGCCGCTTCCGCGCATAAAGTCGGCGGTCCGCGGGGCATCGGCCTGCTTTACAAACGGGAAGGCGTTCGGCTTGCCCCGCTGATGGGCGGAGGAGGCCAGGAGGGCGGCGTTCGCCCCGGAACGGAAAATGTCCCTGCGATCGTCGCGGCGGCCAAAGCGTTCCGGCTCGCGGTCGAAAGCCAGAAGCAGCGCGCGGGGCGAATGTACCGGCTGCGCGGGAAGCTGCTGGCCTGCGTCGCGGCGATACCCGAGCTTGTCCTGAACGGCGGCGGCAGCGCCGACGACCCGGCAGGAACGGGAGGGTCGGAGGAGAAGGAACCGGCTGCGGCGCCGCATATCGTCCATTTTTCATATCCCGGCATGAAGCCGGAGGTGTTCGTCCATATGCTGGAGAAGCACCGGATACTCGCTTCGACGAAGTCCGCCTGCTCTTCGAAGGACGACAAGCCGAGCGCGGTGCTGGAAGCGATGGGAGCGGACCGGGAACGGGCAGCAAGCGGGATTCGCATCAGCTTCGGCGATGAGCACGGCGATGCCGAGCTGGAATGGCTGTGCGGCATGCTCGGGCAAGTCGTGAAGAAGCTGAAGCCATTGGAAAGGAAAATGAACGAATGA
- a CDS encoding YpuI family protein has translation MPSTNVKPLSESTRDKLKSAIGDLEIFLNGHALPQLVGEDQGNEARLFYKGLLSDLRHLLVFSEVAYEKLGVVLRRPNFDQDFAERALYEVYHQCVNAFFYPKNECYSEDGRYAYTGQDAIRFRMKPVREVRDIVLSVSKIFEELRDDLSYYESDYMTQRRMQGQK, from the coding sequence ATGCCATCGACCAATGTGAAACCGCTCAGCGAATCAACGAGAGACAAACTGAAATCGGCCATCGGCGATTTGGAAATATTTTTAAACGGGCATGCATTACCGCAGCTTGTCGGCGAGGATCAGGGAAACGAGGCGAGGCTTTTTTATAAAGGCCTGCTGTCGGATTTGCGCCATCTGCTCGTATTTTCGGAGGTCGCTTACGAAAAGCTGGGCGTGGTGCTCAGACGGCCGAATTTCGATCAAGACTTCGCCGAGCGCGCATTGTACGAGGTATACCACCAGTGCGTGAACGCGTTTTTCTATCCAAAAAACGAATGCTACTCGGAGGACGGGCGGTACGCCTATACGGGGCAGGACGCGATCCGCTTCCGCATGAAGCCGGTCCGCGAAGTACGGGATATCGTGCTGTCGGTATCCAAAATTTTCGAAGAGCTGCGCGACGATCTGTCGTATTACGAGAGCGACTATATGACGCAGCGCCGCATGCAGGGTCAAAAATAA
- the rpoD gene encoding RNA polymerase sigma factor RpoD produces MANEQHTELDSEQKLELVKEQLIEHGKKRSSLTYKEIMEKLSPFDQDPEQIDEFFEQLDDIGIEVVNENDDDLPIRGDDQDRDQDDFNFDDDLALPPGIKINDPVRMYLKEIGRVPLLSADDEVELAKRIEHGDEEAKRRLAEANLRLVVSIAKRYVGRGMLFLDLIQEGNMGLIKAVEKFDHTKGYKFSTYATWWIRQAITRAIADQARTIRIPVHMVETINKLVRVSRQLLQELGREPSPEEIAAEMDLSTEKVREIMKIAQEPVSLETPIGEEDDSHLGDFIEDQEALAPADAAAYELLKEQLEDVLDTLTEREENVLRLRFGLDDGRTRTLEEVGKVFGVTRERIRQIEAKALRKLRHPSRSKRLKDFLE; encoded by the coding sequence ATGGCGAATGAACAACATACGGAACTGGACAGCGAGCAGAAGCTCGAGCTTGTCAAGGAGCAGCTGATCGAGCACGGGAAGAAGCGCTCTTCCCTGACCTATAAAGAGATTATGGAGAAGCTTTCTCCGTTCGATCAGGATCCGGAGCAAATCGACGAGTTTTTCGAGCAGCTCGACGATATCGGTATTGAAGTGGTGAACGAGAACGACGACGATCTCCCGATCAGAGGAGACGATCAGGACCGCGACCAAGACGACTTCAATTTCGATGACGACCTGGCGCTCCCGCCCGGCATCAAAATCAACGACCCCGTTCGGATGTACCTGAAGGAAATCGGCCGCGTGCCGCTTTTGTCCGCAGACGACGAAGTGGAGCTGGCCAAGCGGATCGAGCACGGCGACGAAGAGGCGAAGCGCCGTCTGGCGGAAGCGAATCTGCGGCTTGTCGTCAGCATCGCAAAGCGTTACGTCGGCCGCGGCATGCTGTTTCTCGATCTGATTCAAGAAGGTAATATGGGCTTGATTAAAGCGGTCGAGAAATTCGATCATACGAAGGGCTACAAGTTCAGCACGTACGCGACGTGGTGGATTCGTCAAGCTATCACCCGCGCGATTGCGGACCAGGCGCGCACGATCCGGATCCCGGTGCATATGGTGGAGACGATCAACAAACTGGTGCGGGTTTCCCGCCAGCTGCTGCAGGAGCTGGGGCGCGAGCCGAGCCCCGAGGAAATTGCGGCCGAGATGGATCTCAGCACCGAGAAAGTGCGGGAAATTATGAAAATCGCGCAGGAGCCGGTTTCGCTCGAAACGCCGATCGGCGAGGAAGACGATTCGCATCTGGGGGATTTCATCGAGGATCAGGAAGCGCTCGCCCCGGCGGACGCGGCCGCCTACGAGCTGCTGAAGGAGCAGCTGGAGGATGTGCTCGATACGCTGACCGAACGTGAAGAGAATGTGCTTCGCCTCCGTTTCGGCCTCGACGACGGCCGTACGCGGACGCTCGAGGAAGTCGGCAAGGTGTTCGGCGTAACGCGCGAACGGATCCGGCAAATCGAAGCGAAGGCGCTCCGGAAGCTGCGCCACCCGAGCCGCAGCAAACGGCTCAAGGATTTCCTGGAATAA
- a CDS encoding DUF1540 domain-containing protein, whose amino-acid sequence MPKGVSCSVANCTYWAQGNRCNADEIMIDIDNHASKPLDTEFAHEVLGEQHRDTAPESSATCCHTFKPKE is encoded by the coding sequence ATGCCGAAAGGCGTAAGCTGCAGCGTTGCGAACTGCACGTATTGGGCACAAGGCAACCGGTGCAATGCCGACGAAATCATGATCGATATCGACAATCATGCAAGCAAGCCGCTGGACACGGAGTTCGCGCACGAAGTACTGGGCGAACAGCACCGGGATACGGCGCCGGAATCTTCAGCGACATGCTGTCACACATTCAAACCGAAGGAGTGA
- a CDS encoding TerC family protein, with the protein MESLLVFIEIVFINVLLSGDNAVVIALASQQLPPKQRKKAVWWGAGVAVGLRCLLTVAAITLLKIPFLQAVGAVLLFLIAVKLVTDAASHRGGESHQVGRVSTLAGAVRTIVAADFIMSLDNVLAIAAVAEGEPILMLLGIALSIPMIIWGSQLLGSLLHRFPSFAYLGGGLLGYAAGEMLAHDPGIVQLGVSGMHTLQQAIPLFCVPLVIIVALLRARR; encoded by the coding sequence TTGGAAAGCTTGCTCGTTTTTATCGAAATTGTGTTCATTAACGTCCTGCTCAGCGGAGACAACGCAGTCGTGATCGCGCTCGCGAGTCAGCAGCTTCCCCCAAAGCAGCGGAAAAAAGCGGTCTGGTGGGGGGCCGGCGTGGCCGTCGGACTGCGCTGCCTGCTTACGGTCGCGGCAATCACGCTGCTGAAAATCCCGTTCCTGCAGGCGGTCGGCGCCGTGCTCCTGTTTCTGATCGCGGTCAAGCTCGTCACCGATGCAGCCAGCCACCGCGGTGGAGAATCGCACCAGGTCGGCCGCGTCAGCACACTCGCCGGCGCGGTCCGGACGATCGTCGCGGCGGACTTCATCATGAGCCTCGACAACGTGCTGGCAATCGCCGCGGTTGCCGAAGGCGAGCCGATTCTGATGCTGCTCGGCATTGCGCTCAGCATTCCGATGATCATTTGGGGCAGCCAGCTGCTCGGCTCGCTGCTTCATCGATTTCCCTCCTTCGCCTATCTGGGCGGCGGCCTGCTCGGATATGCAGCCGGCGAAATGCTCGCGCACGATCCGGGCATCGTGCAGCTTGGCGTATCCGGCATGCACACCCTGCAGCAGGCCATTCCGTTATTTTGCGTTCCGCTGGTCATTATTGTCGCTCTGCTTCGCGCGCGCCGCTGA
- a CDS encoding TerC family protein — protein sequence MELFTLDFFTALLTIVFIDLILAGDNAIVIGLAARKLPKDQQKKAVIWGTFGAVGIRAVATVLVVYLLEIPWLMLGGGILLLWIAYKLLVDDGGHGDIKAGNTLLQSIRTIIIADAAMGLDNVIAVAGAAHGDALLVILGLLISIPIVVWGSTLFIRLIQRFPWIVYIGSGVLAYTAAKMITHEPKIEAFFLQSSLFKWSFMVLVVIVIVLAGLWTNTARSRKAATEKSRESH from the coding sequence ATGGAATTGTTTACGCTCGATTTTTTTACCGCTCTGCTGACCATCGTATTCATCGATTTGATCTTGGCCGGCGATAATGCGATCGTCATCGGCCTGGCCGCCCGGAAGCTGCCGAAGGACCAGCAGAAGAAGGCGGTTATCTGGGGTACGTTCGGCGCGGTCGGCATTCGGGCCGTCGCGACGGTGCTCGTGGTGTATTTGCTGGAGATTCCGTGGCTCATGCTCGGAGGCGGTATCCTGCTGCTGTGGATCGCGTACAAGCTGCTTGTCGACGATGGCGGACACGGGGATATTAAAGCCGGAAACACGCTGCTGCAATCGATACGGACGATTATTATCGCCGATGCGGCAATGGGCCTCGACAACGTCATCGCGGTCGCCGGGGCGGCGCACGGCGATGCGCTGCTCGTCATACTCGGACTTTTAATCAGCATTCCGATCGTCGTCTGGGGGAGCACGCTGTTCATCCGGCTCATTCAGCGCTTCCCGTGGATCGTCTACATCGGCTCCGGCGTTCTCGCTTACACGGCGGCGAAGATGATTACGCACGAACCGAAAATCGAAGCGTTCTTCCTCCAAAGCAGCTTGTTCAAATGGTCGTTCATGGTGCTGGTCGTCATCGTCATCGTGCTTGCCGGGCTTTGGACGAACACCGCGCGGAGCCGCAAGGCCGCAACCGAAAAAAGCAGGGAATCCCACTGA
- the thiI gene encoding tRNA uracil 4-sulfurtransferase ThiI — translation MKTDMILVRFGELTVKGRNRGQFEKRMVEQVKRMLRPFPNASIERTYGRLYISLNGEAYEEIAAKLKDVFGIVSFSPVRRTESELEAIQAAAVDVMRALPKEPETFKVSARRVLKAFPHNSQEMNHLVGSSVLRAFPALKVDVRTPEVELRVEIQPEGTYIFSEVVPGAGGFPFGTNGKAMLMLSGGIDSPVAGYLAMRKGLEIEAVHFHSYPFTSEQAKEKVIELARRLAYYSGKAIKLHLVSFTEIQTAFTQSNQDHLIITLMRRSMLRIAERLAERSGALGIVSGDSLGQVASQTLSSMNVIGRTVGLPLLRPLIMTDKNDIIRMAERIGTYKTSILPYEDCCTLFVPKSPSTNPNLKVVEKVESFVPRLSDMIEEAVAGTETIHVSEQTPAGLLSAGREDWF, via the coding sequence ATGAAAACCGATATGATTTTGGTCCGTTTCGGCGAACTGACGGTTAAGGGCCGCAACCGCGGACAATTCGAGAAACGGATGGTCGAGCAGGTTAAACGAATGCTGCGCCCGTTTCCGAACGCGTCAATCGAGCGGACGTACGGCCGGCTTTACATATCGCTGAACGGCGAAGCTTATGAGGAAATCGCGGCCAAACTGAAGGACGTATTCGGCATCGTGTCGTTCAGCCCTGTCCGCAGAACCGAGAGCGAGCTGGAGGCGATTCAGGCTGCCGCGGTGGACGTTATGCGCGCCCTTCCCAAAGAGCCGGAAACTTTCAAAGTGTCGGCCAGGCGGGTGCTGAAAGCTTTTCCGCACAATTCGCAGGAAATGAACCACTTGGTCGGTTCAAGCGTGCTGCGCGCGTTCCCCGCGCTCAAGGTGGATGTGCGGACGCCCGAGGTCGAGCTTCGCGTCGAAATTCAGCCGGAAGGCACTTATATTTTCAGCGAGGTCGTGCCGGGCGCCGGAGGGTTCCCGTTCGGCACGAACGGCAAAGCGATGCTGATGCTGTCCGGCGGCATCGACAGTCCGGTGGCGGGTTATTTGGCGATGCGCAAAGGGCTGGAGATTGAGGCGGTCCATTTTCACAGCTATCCGTTCACGAGCGAGCAGGCAAAGGAGAAGGTCATTGAGCTTGCCCGCAGGCTGGCGTATTACAGCGGAAAAGCGATCAAGCTGCATCTGGTGTCCTTCACGGAGATTCAGACGGCGTTTACGCAGTCCAATCAGGATCATCTGATCATTACGCTCATGCGGCGGTCGATGCTGCGCATCGCCGAGCGGCTGGCCGAACGGTCGGGCGCCCTCGGCATTGTGAGCGGGGACAGCCTCGGCCAAGTGGCGAGCCAGACGCTATCCAGCATGAACGTCATCGGACGGACGGTGGGACTGCCGCTGCTGCGGCCTTTGATCATGACGGACAAAAACGATATCATTCGCATGGCGGAGCGGATCGGGACGTATAAGACGTCGATTTTGCCCTATGAGGACTGCTGCACGCTGTTTGTGCCGAAATCGCCGAGCACGAACCCGAACCTGAAGGTGGTCGAAAAGGTCGAATCGTTCGTGCCGCGGCTTTCCGACATGATCGAGGAGGCGGTGGCGGGGACGGAAACGATTCACGTTTCCGAGCAAACGCCGGCCGGGCTGCTTTCGGCAGGCCGTGAAGACTGGTTTTAA
- a CDS encoding tRNA (adenine(22)-N(1))-methyltransferase translates to MIQLSKRLQTIADRVTQGYRLADIGSDHALLPVYLVQSGKCPSAVAGELNDGPFQAARRQTAEAGLAARISVRQGDGLAVLSPGEADTVVIAGMGGSLMATILETGFLAGRLKGAKELVLQPNVGEDLVRKWLVLRGFALLDETILEEDGRFYEVLHAAPLPDAAERNGHLYDPAFLDVQMPHAAAAGWLYRMGPCLLRSAEQHETLTDKWRQELLKLERICSGLAQSDTEEARSRLASFRAEINQIGEVLACLPMVKRSSR, encoded by the coding sequence ATGATACAGTTATCGAAACGGCTGCAAACGATCGCGGACCGGGTGACGCAGGGGTACCGGCTGGCCGATATCGGCTCCGACCATGCGCTGCTTCCGGTCTATCTTGTGCAAAGCGGCAAATGTCCGTCGGCCGTCGCCGGCGAGCTGAACGACGGCCCTTTTCAGGCGGCACGCCGGCAAACGGCGGAGGCGGGGCTTGCCGCCCGCATTTCCGTCCGCCAAGGAGACGGGCTTGCCGTGCTGTCGCCCGGCGAGGCCGATACTGTCGTCATTGCCGGCATGGGCGGCAGTCTGATGGCGACGATATTGGAAACCGGTTTTCTTGCCGGCAGGCTGAAGGGGGCGAAGGAGCTGGTGCTCCAGCCTAACGTCGGCGAGGATCTCGTTCGAAAATGGCTCGTGCTTCGCGGGTTTGCGCTGCTGGACGAAACGATTCTGGAGGAGGACGGACGGTTTTACGAGGTGCTGCATGCGGCTCCGCTGCCGGATGCCGCCGAACGAAACGGCCATCTGTACGATCCGGCGTTTCTGGACGTGCAAATGCCGCATGCCGCCGCCGCAGGCTGGCTGTACCGCATGGGTCCCTGCCTGCTGCGAAGCGCGGAGCAGCACGAGACGCTGACAGACAAGTGGCGGCAGGAGCTGCTGAAGCTGGAGCGGATCTGCAGCGGGCTGGCGCAGTCGGATACGGAAGAAGCCCGCAGCAGGCTGGCGTCCTTCCGCGCCGAAATCAACCAAATCGGGGAGGTGCTCGCATGTTTGCCCATGGTCAAACGGTCGTCCAGATGA
- a CDS encoding S8 family peptidase: MRRRKWIGWFAACAAAVFLIPLMPWFGTGERTAPPARPAPAPKAAVAGSERHLKLQAVQHDMNATETLCKTECSKNFYKLMSSKTAPDRDEKALRRMMAMHKQMKAVWWRQNGRTLTGGKLPSGDNRELKRQLALARGQLAQGRTYASPAIEANGHRYMVIAVPDRKRKGDGIVAVLLQDIVMNVERHQRRNLRVVPYPAEGRYKIESVKSNTLRDTTVDSGEDNGSASHYRVDEVVVKFKGHPSERELERMKREVSANSVRKLGYTYVFQSDKMEAEPMIRYFQSRWNPSYVEPHYLYLTNDVKPIVPNDALYSEYQWNLPTIETERGWSIGKGSDKVIVATLDTGVQTDHPDLQGKLAEGTNLVSPGNPPEDDVGHGTHVAGIIAAVVNNNEGVAGLSWYNKVLPVKVLDDSGAGSTYTVAEGIIWATDHGAKVINMSLGNYAQAQFLHDAIKYAYDRDVVLVAASGNDNTERPGYPAAYPEVFAVASTDANGNKSSFSNYGDYIDVAAPGDSIASTYPGSQYAALSGTSMASPHVAALAGLIRSINPSLSNEQVYDIMRRSSLDLGDEGKDKYFGYGQIDIVRALEMASPSNESIEQYPQQVESRLQRIMRKYEAMVGKG; this comes from the coding sequence ATGCGACGACGCAAGTGGATCGGCTGGTTTGCGGCGTGTGCGGCAGCCGTTTTTCTCATCCCGCTCATGCCCTGGTTCGGAACCGGCGAACGAACCGCCCCGCCGGCAAGACCGGCTCCGGCGCCGAAGGCGGCGGTTGCCGGCAGCGAGCGGCATCTGAAGCTTCAGGCCGTCCAGCACGACATGAACGCGACGGAAACGCTGTGCAAAACGGAGTGCTCGAAAAATTTTTATAAGCTGATGTCAAGCAAAACCGCGCCTGACCGGGATGAGAAGGCGCTGCGCCGAATGATGGCGATGCACAAGCAAATGAAGGCGGTTTGGTGGCGGCAGAACGGCCGGACATTGACGGGCGGCAAGCTCCCCTCCGGCGACAACCGGGAGCTGAAACGGCAGCTTGCTTTAGCCCGCGGACAGCTCGCGCAAGGCCGTACTTACGCTTCCCCCGCCATTGAAGCGAACGGGCACCGGTACATGGTGATCGCCGTCCCGGACCGCAAGCGCAAGGGCGACGGCATCGTTGCCGTTCTGCTGCAGGACATCGTCATGAACGTGGAGCGCCATCAGCGCCGCAATCTGCGTGTCGTGCCGTATCCCGCCGAAGGCAGATACAAGATCGAATCGGTAAAATCGAACACGCTTCGGGACACGACCGTGGACAGCGGCGAGGACAACGGCAGCGCCAGCCATTACCGGGTCGACGAGGTGGTCGTCAAATTCAAGGGCCATCCGTCGGAGCGCGAGCTGGAGCGGATGAAGCGCGAAGTTTCCGCCAATTCCGTCCGCAAGCTCGGGTACACGTACGTCTTCCAGTCGGATAAAATGGAAGCCGAGCCGATGATCCGGTATTTTCAGTCCCGTTGGAATCCGTCCTACGTCGAGCCGCATTATTTGTATTTAACCAACGATGTGAAGCCGATCGTGCCGAACGACGCGCTATATTCGGAATACCAGTGGAATTTGCCCACGATTGAAACCGAACGGGGCTGGAGCATCGGCAAAGGCAGCGATAAGGTCATCGTGGCCACGCTCGATACCGGCGTACAGACCGATCACCCCGATCTGCAGGGCAAGCTGGCGGAAGGCACGAATTTGGTCAGTCCCGGCAATCCGCCGGAGGACGATGTCGGGCACGGCACGCACGTCGCCGGCATCATCGCGGCGGTCGTCAACAACAACGAAGGGGTCGCCGGACTGTCCTGGTACAACAAGGTGCTTCCCGTGAAAGTGCTGGACGACAGCGGCGCGGGCTCGACCTATACGGTGGCGGAGGGCATCATTTGGGCGACGGACCACGGCGCCAAAGTGATCAACATGAGCCTCGGCAACTATGCGCAGGCGCAATTTCTGCACGACGCCATCAAATATGCGTACGACCGCGACGTCGTCCTGGTAGCGGCGAGCGGCAACGATAATACGGAACGGCCGGGCTACCCGGCGGCCTATCCGGAGGTGTTTGCGGTGGCGTCGACCGATGCCAACGGCAATAAATCGTCGTTCTCGAATTACGGCGATTATATTGACGTTGCGGCTCCCGGCGACAGCATCGCCAGCACGTATCCCGGCAGCCAGTATGCCGCTTTGTCCGGCACATCGATGGCCAGTCCGCACGTCGCGGCGCTGGCCGGACTGATCCGGTCGATCAATCCGTCGCTCAGCAATGAGCAGGTGTACGACATTATGCGCCGCTCCTCGCTCGATCTCGGCGACGAAGGCAAAGACAAATATTTCGGCTACGGCCAAATCGACATTGTGCGGGCGCTGGAAATGGCCAGCCCGTCAAACGAGTCGATCGAGCAGTATCCGCAGCAGGTCGAAAGCCGGCTGCAGCGGATTATGCGCAAATATGAGGCGATGGTCGGCAAAGGCTGA
- a CDS encoding Nif3-like dinuclear metal center hexameric protein: protein MFAHGQTVVQMMEQLAPKHIAVENDKIGLQLGSLQKEIRTVLVALDVTDEVADEAIALGADLIVAHHAIIFRPLAKIDTSTYAGKLYEKLIKHDIAVYISHTNLDVADGGINDWMADLLGIAPEGRASLEDVHTDQLYKLAVFVPKSHHEQVLEAIWKAGAGGIGGYSCCSFNTEGIGTFRPGEGANPFIGEAGKLERVEEVRIETVVPQSAHRKVVQAMLKAHPYEEVAYDLIPMDLKGRAFGLGRTGRLTQPAKLGELAERVKRAFDVPFVRLVGDPERDIRKAAVLGGSGAKYVRHALYAGADVLVTGDIDYHTAHDALAAGLAIIDPGHNVEKIMKPRVAEWLSRELAQRKYATKAVPSSLDTEVFRFV, encoded by the coding sequence ATGTTTGCCCATGGTCAAACGGTCGTCCAGATGATGGAGCAGCTGGCGCCGAAGCATATTGCGGTCGAGAACGACAAAATCGGGCTTCAGCTGGGCTCGCTGCAGAAGGAAATCCGCACCGTTCTGGTCGCGCTTGACGTGACGGACGAGGTGGCGGACGAAGCGATCGCGCTCGGAGCCGATCTTATCGTCGCCCACCACGCGATCATCTTCCGGCCGCTGGCCAAAATCGATACGTCCACCTATGCCGGCAAATTATACGAAAAATTGATCAAGCACGATATCGCCGTCTACATTTCGCATACGAATCTGGATGTCGCGGACGGCGGCATCAACGACTGGATGGCCGACCTGCTCGGCATTGCCCCCGAAGGACGGGCGAGTCTGGAGGACGTGCATACCGACCAGCTGTACAAGCTGGCGGTGTTCGTCCCCAAATCGCATCACGAGCAGGTGCTCGAAGCGATCTGGAAAGCGGGGGCGGGCGGTATCGGCGGCTACAGCTGCTGCAGCTTCAATACCGAAGGAATCGGGACGTTCCGCCCCGGCGAAGGCGCGAATCCGTTTATCGGGGAAGCCGGAAAGCTGGAGCGGGTGGAGGAGGTGCGCATCGAGACGGTCGTGCCGCAGAGCGCGCACCGCAAAGTCGTTCAGGCGATGCTGAAGGCTCATCCGTACGAGGAGGTTGCGTACGATCTGATCCCGATGGACCTGAAGGGGCGCGCCTTCGGTCTCGGCCGGACCGGCCGGCTGACGCAGCCGGCGAAGCTGGGCGAGCTGGCGGAGCGGGTGAAGCGGGCGTTCGACGTGCCGTTCGTCCGGCTTGTCGGCGATCCGGAGCGCGACATTCGCAAAGCCGCCGTGCTGGGCGGCTCGGGCGCCAAATATGTGCGCCATGCGCTTTATGCCGGAGCCGACGTGCTTGTCACCGGCGACATCGACTACCATACGGCGCATGATGCGCTTGCTGCCGGGCTGGCGATTATCGACCCCGGTCACAATGTGGAGAAAATCATGAAGCCGCGTGTGGCGGAGTGGCTGAGCCGGGAGCTTGCACAGCGAAAATACGCCACGAAGGCGGTGCCGTCGAGCCTCGATACCGAAGTGTTCCGTTTCGTCTGA
- a CDS encoding lytic transglycosylase domain-containing protein: MSIDPRILSSLLRLQFMPSYNLTGTTADAETFDTAESGDPFGYLLQQLIAGGTGSLDGLESSGSVGGLTVAQMPELGLLAPLAARGMAMPSGYAEETGADTADFEDIIQEAAAKYRVEPSLIKAVIDNESSFHPEAVSAAGAKGLMQLMDGTARSLGVTDSFDPRQNIDAGTRYLSYLIGKYSGSIPTALAAYNAGPGRVDRAGIRTGDDLNAKFSALPEETRRYVASVMDARARFGSSM, from the coding sequence ATGAGCATTGACCCGCGCATTTTATCTTCGCTGCTGCGGCTGCAGTTCATGCCGAGCTACAATTTGACCGGAACAACCGCGGACGCGGAGACGTTCGATACGGCGGAAAGCGGCGATCCGTTCGGATATCTGCTTCAGCAGCTGATTGCCGGCGGTACCGGTTCGCTTGACGGCTTGGAAAGCAGCGGTTCGGTTGGCGGTTTGACAGTTGCGCAAATGCCGGAGCTCGGCCTGCTGGCTCCGCTGGCCGCCCGCGGCATGGCCATGCCGTCCGGCTATGCGGAAGAAACCGGCGCGGACACGGCCGATTTCGAAGACATCATCCAGGAAGCAGCCGCCAAATATCGGGTCGAGCCCTCTCTGATCAAGGCCGTGATCGATAACGAATCTTCCTTTCATCCGGAAGCGGTTTCGGCCGCGGGAGCGAAAGGGCTGATGCAGCTGATGGACGGAACGGCGCGAAGTCTCGGCGTCACCGATTCGTTCGATCCGCGGCAAAACATCGATGCTGGAACGCGCTATTTGTCGTATTTGATCGGCAAATACAGCGGCAGCATTCCAACGGCGCTGGCCGCTTATAACGCCGGACCGGGACGCGTCGACAGAGCCGGTATCCGCACCGGCGACGATCTGAACGCCAAGTTTTCGGCGCTGCCGGAGGAAACGCGGCGGTATGTGGCGAGCGTTATGGACGCCCGGGCGAGGTTCGGCTCGTCCATGTAG